Below is a window of Prosthecochloris sp. GSB1 DNA.
TTCCTCTCCGGGCTCTCCGTTCGTCGCGAAAAAGGGGATGCCGAGCCGCCGGAGGTCGCTTTCCACTTCCATGAGCCCCCTGAGCATGAAGTCGTAGTGCCTCAGCGTTGCCTCCGGGAACGACGGGACGACGTTGAACACCACGATGAGCTGCTGACGCTGCTTCACGGCCAGATCTGCGGCGAAGAGCAGCGCCCAGTTGTGCCGGATTCTCTGGTCACGCGACAT
It encodes the following:
- a CDS encoding deoxyribodipyrimidine photo-lyase, which encodes MIHPERSRIIRQTLPSCGPVVYWMSRDQRIRHNWALLFAADLAVKQRQQLIVVFNVVPSFPEATLRHYDFMLRGLMEVESDLRRLGIPFFATNGEPGEEIPRFLSKKKRARWS